From a single Planococcus shenhongbingii genomic region:
- a CDS encoding galactokinase, translating into MSQEDLLQNFKEIFKTDNNPRFFFAPGRINLIGEHTDYNGGHVFPAAISCGTYAVVQQRSDQKLQFYSMNFPEQRKIECELADLSYNADHGWANFPKGMIHYFIESGFSIPYGMDILFYGDIPNSAGLSSSASLEMVTGVVLEELFKLEINRLHMIQLGQKVENNYLGINSGIMDQFAVGKGKKDFAILLNCHTLEFNYAPLELTDHEILIINSNKQRTLAASKYNERRAQCEQALSDIRTELQVSNFGELTIKDFEQYKHLIKSEINRKRAKHAVYENERTLLAFQELEQGNIQGFGKLMNESHVSLRDDYEVTGAELDKIVETAWNHPGVIGARMTGAGFGGCAIAIVKQTQIENLKEKITENYTKEFGFSPSFYEAEISDGAKEILRGDV; encoded by the coding sequence ATGAGCCAGGAAGACTTATTGCAAAATTTTAAAGAAATCTTTAAGACTGATAATAATCCACGTTTCTTTTTTGCGCCCGGCCGCATCAATTTGATTGGTGAACACACTGATTATAATGGTGGACATGTATTTCCAGCCGCCATTTCCTGTGGAACTTATGCCGTTGTCCAACAGCGCTCCGATCAAAAATTGCAATTTTACTCGATGAATTTTCCGGAACAAAGAAAAATCGAGTGTGAACTTGCTGACTTGTCCTATAACGCGGATCATGGATGGGCAAACTTTCCGAAAGGAATGATTCATTATTTTATTGAAAGTGGTTTTTCAATTCCTTATGGAATGGATATTTTGTTCTATGGAGATATTCCGAACAGTGCCGGACTTTCATCTTCCGCTTCCCTCGAGATGGTTACAGGTGTTGTACTTGAAGAGTTATTCAAATTAGAAATAAATCGTTTACATATGATTCAATTGGGACAAAAAGTTGAAAATAACTACCTAGGCATTAATAGTGGAATCATGGATCAATTTGCCGTCGGGAAAGGAAAAAAAGACTTTGCCATTTTATTGAATTGCCATACACTGGAATTTAATTACGCACCACTAGAATTAACGGATCATGAAATTTTGATTATAAACTCCAATAAACAGAGGACACTGGCTGCTTCAAAGTACAATGAACGACGCGCTCAATGTGAACAAGCGCTCTCTGACATACGAACCGAACTGCAAGTCAGCAACTTTGGCGAGTTGACAATAAAAGACTTTGAACAGTACAAACACCTCATCAAAAGTGAAATAAATCGCAAACGGGCAAAACACGCTGTGTATGAAAATGAAAGAACATTGCTAGCGTTTCAAGAACTTGAACAAGGCAATATACAAGGGTTTGGAAAATTGATGAACGAGTCTCATGTTTCTCTTCGTGATGACTATGAAGTCACTGGCGCGGAGCTCGATAAAATTGTAGAAACAGCTTGGAACCATCCGGGCGTTATAGGCGCGCGGATGACTGGAGCGGGATTCGGCGGATGTGCGATTGCCATCGTTAAACAGACTCAAATCGAAAATTTAAAAGAAAAAATAACCGAGAACTATACCAAAGAATTTGGTTTTTCTCCTTCATTTTATGAAGCGGAAATTTCGGATGGCGCTAAAGAAATTTTAAGAGGAGATGTATAG
- the galE gene encoding UDP-glucose 4-epimerase GalE: protein MSVLVLGGTGYIGSHAVYQLIDQDEKVIVIDNLETGHLEAIHPNATFYQGDIRDIDFLRKVFKAEPIHSVLHFAANSLVGESMENPLKYFDNNVHGTQVLLKAMTEYGVKKIVFSSTAATYGEPKQVPITEEMPTLPTSTYGETKLTMEKLMKWCGIAHGIRYVSLRYFNVAGARETAEIGEDHQPESHLIPIVLQTALNQREHVTIFGSDYNTDDGTCIRDYIHVEDLIAAHLLALDYLNNNGSSDIFNLGSSKGFSVKQIVETARKVTGNEIPVKYGPRRPGDPSVLIASSDKAREILGWIPERTHITKIVEDAWRWHSTHPLGYRTEGTS, encoded by the coding sequence ATGAGTGTATTGGTATTAGGCGGAACTGGCTATATTGGCTCTCATGCGGTTTATCAACTGATTGACCAAGACGAAAAAGTAATAGTTATTGATAATCTTGAGACCGGTCACTTGGAAGCGATTCATCCAAATGCCACTTTTTATCAAGGGGACATTAGGGACATCGATTTTTTAAGGAAAGTATTTAAAGCGGAGCCTATCCATTCTGTTCTGCATTTCGCAGCCAATTCACTGGTGGGTGAATCGATGGAAAACCCGCTGAAGTATTTTGATAATAATGTCCATGGTACACAAGTATTGTTAAAAGCAATGACAGAATACGGCGTTAAAAAAATCGTCTTTTCTTCCACTGCTGCAACTTACGGTGAGCCTAAACAAGTACCGATTACTGAAGAGATGCCTACCCTGCCCACTAGTACATATGGTGAAACAAAACTGACCATGGAAAAGTTAATGAAATGGTGCGGAATTGCACACGGCATCCGCTATGTTTCCTTGCGTTATTTCAATGTGGCCGGGGCAAGAGAAACAGCCGAAATCGGTGAAGATCATCAGCCCGAGTCCCATTTAATCCCTATTGTCCTGCAAACAGCATTAAACCAACGGGAACATGTTACTATTTTCGGAAGTGATTACAACACCGATGACGGTACTTGTATTCGCGATTATATCCATGTGGAAGATTTAATAGCGGCCCATTTGCTCGCACTGGATTATTTAAACAACAATGGGTCTAGTGATATCTTTAATCTGGGTAGCAGTAAAGGATTTTCTGTAAAACAAATCGTTGAAACCGCTCGAAAAGTCACAGGCAACGAAATTCCTGTGAAATACGGTCCACGCCGCCCAGGAGATCCAAGCGTGTTGATCGCCTCCTCTGACAAAGCGAGAGAGATACTTGGTTGGATTCCTGAAAGAACTCATATAACTAAGATTGTTGAAGATGCCTGGAGATGGCACAGTACTCACCCACTAGGATATAGAACGGAGGGAACGTCATAA
- a CDS encoding ATP-binding cassette domain-containing protein produces MLVVSDIQLKTKETLLYGATMQLKKGTIYGLSARNGSGKTTLLRTISGLRSEPLGSIAIQENDHMLSALEVKKQLFYFETVEWFDPNLSGWDYLQFTQASWNQSDRPIDEIVSFWEMDSYIKTPIKKYSLGMKQKVLLAMYRVSGASYWLLDEPTIGLDTNSLKKFQTYLLEAKADGACILFSSHQNDSLYAVCDYMYEMENGSLLLSTIKKGEE; encoded by the coding sequence ATGCTGGTAGTGAGTGACATTCAGTTAAAAACAAAAGAAACGTTGTTGTACGGAGCCACTATGCAATTGAAGAAAGGGACGATCTATGGCTTGTCTGCTCGCAATGGCAGTGGAAAAACCACATTGCTCCGGACCATCAGTGGACTGAGAAGCGAGCCTTTGGGTTCGATAGCTATTCAGGAAAATGATCACATGCTTTCTGCACTGGAAGTGAAAAAGCAGTTGTTTTACTTTGAGACGGTGGAATGGTTTGACCCTAATTTATCCGGATGGGATTATTTGCAGTTTACACAGGCTTCTTGGAACCAGTCTGACCGGCCAATCGACGAGATCGTCTCTTTTTGGGAGATGGATTCGTACATCAAGACGCCCATCAAGAAATATTCGCTTGGCATGAAACAAAAGGTATTGCTCGCCATGTATCGCGTAAGTGGGGCAAGCTATTGGCTGCTTGATGAGCCTACAATTGGCCTGGACACCAATAGCCTGAAGAAATTTCAAACGTATTTGCTGGAAGCCAAAGCGGATGGGGCATGCATCTTATTTTCTTCTCACCAAAATGATAGCTTGTATGCGGTATGCGATTATATGTATGAAATGGAAAATGGCTCCTTACTTCTGTCCACGATAAAAAAGGGGGAGGAATAA
- the galT gene encoding UDP-glucose--hexose-1-phosphate uridylyltransferase produces the protein MSVFQSISLLLKKGLDASLIEHQDCLYVHNRVLSLLGLETYEAPQNVSIDKSIPDLLEELTSYAVQTGLIGDLEDEKAILSSKIMDCFVSKPSEINHQFYTYYQESPEAATDYFYQLSKDSNYIQMKHISKNIHYKSPTPYGELDITINLSKPEKDPEQIKKERELKKDLNYPKCLLCVENEGYPGRIGYPSRSNHRLIKVPLEGENWFLQYSPYVYYNEHSIFLAEEHRDMKIDRSTFERLTAFVEKFPHYFIGSNADLPIVGGSILSHDHYQGGRFEFAMTKAKDDFTFQLRGYSEVQAAVVKWPMSVIRLRSRNRTELVDCASFILQAWKSYNDPNADIYAFSGDIPHNTITPIARIRDGLFEIDLVLRNNRTTENYPMGIFHPHQDAHHIKKENIGLIEVMGLAVLPARLKTELEEIKNYLLNEPSEIADYHLPWAQEIKERYITIDQENVSSIVDDELGKKFLRILEDAGVFKMDNQGREAFNRFIYRLKNDKAIDIRLKQA, from the coding sequence ATGTCTGTTTTCCAAAGCATATCCCTTTTACTAAAAAAAGGATTGGATGCATCTTTGATTGAACACCAGGACTGCCTTTATGTCCATAATCGGGTTTTATCTTTGTTAGGACTTGAAACTTATGAAGCACCGCAAAACGTAAGTATAGACAAGTCCATTCCAGACTTATTGGAAGAACTCACTTCCTATGCTGTGCAAACTGGCTTAATTGGAGATCTAGAGGACGAGAAAGCAATTTTATCCTCGAAAATAATGGACTGTTTCGTGTCAAAGCCGTCAGAAATTAACCATCAATTCTATACCTATTATCAGGAATCACCAGAAGCAGCTACAGATTATTTCTATCAATTAAGCAAAGACAGCAATTATATCCAAATGAAACACATCAGTAAGAACATCCATTACAAATCGCCGACACCTTATGGAGAACTGGATATCACAATCAATCTCTCAAAACCGGAAAAAGACCCCGAACAAATTAAAAAAGAACGAGAATTAAAAAAAGATCTTAACTACCCCAAATGCTTGCTGTGTGTCGAAAACGAAGGCTATCCAGGACGAATTGGTTATCCCTCCCGTTCCAATCATCGACTTATTAAAGTCCCTCTCGAAGGAGAAAACTGGTTTTTACAATATTCTCCCTATGTATATTACAACGAACATAGCATTTTTCTGGCTGAAGAGCATAGGGATATGAAAATAGACCGTAGTACATTTGAACGATTAACTGCTTTTGTTGAAAAGTTCCCTCATTATTTCATCGGTTCAAATGCTGATCTTCCTATAGTCGGCGGCTCTATTCTGAGCCATGATCATTACCAAGGAGGCCGATTCGAGTTTGCAATGACGAAAGCAAAAGATGACTTTACTTTTCAGCTTCGGGGTTATTCTGAAGTTCAAGCAGCTGTCGTTAAATGGCCAATGTCTGTTATTCGTCTTCGAAGCAGGAACCGGACAGAATTAGTAGATTGTGCTTCGTTTATACTCCAAGCGTGGAAATCGTATAATGATCCTAATGCTGATATCTATGCATTTTCTGGTGATATCCCGCACAATACCATTACACCAATTGCCCGAATACGAGACGGCTTGTTTGAAATTGATCTGGTTTTAAGGAACAACAGAACAACAGAAAACTATCCCATGGGCATTTTTCACCCCCATCAAGACGCCCACCATATTAAAAAAGAAAATATTGGGTTAATTGAAGTAATGGGATTGGCTGTTCTTCCAGCTCGACTTAAAACAGAACTTGAAGAAATAAAAAACTATTTATTAAATGAACCTTCAGAGATCGCCGATTATCATCTACCTTGGGCACAAGAAATCAAAGAACGGTACATTACTATTGACCAAGAAAATGTAAGTTCCATTGTTGATGACGAACTCGGTAAAAAGTTTCTAAGAATACTAGAAGATGCTGGAGTGTTTAAGATGGATAACCAGGGAAGAGAAGCTTTTAATCGCTTTATCTATAGGTTGAAGAATGATAAAGCTATAGACATCAGACTTAAACAAGCATAG